A genomic region of Alistipes megaguti contains the following coding sequences:
- the rny gene encoding ribonuclease Y: MYTTILVACISAVVAIAIYAVITNFVVKNTIRKRRDAALKEAEAEAEMIKKERILQAKEKFIQLKSEYDRQVNERNQKLNQSEQRAKQLEQNLQNKERDLENKLRDNDRLKEQMQNQLQILEHKKEEIDQVRREQNVRLEQISGMSTEEAKNILMENMKAEAKTEAAAYINETIEEAKMTATKEAKRIIVASIQRVATETAIENAVTVFNIESDEVKGRIIGREGRNIRALEAATGIEIIVDDTPEAIILSGFDPVRREIARLALHQLVTDGRIHPARIEEVVAKVKKQIEEEIVEVGKRTAIDLGIHGLHPEMIRLIGKMKYRSSYGQNLLQHARETANLAGIMASELGLNPKIARRAGLLHDIGKVPDDEPELPHAIIGMKLAEKYKERPEVCNAIGAHHDEVEMTSLIAPIIQACDAISGARPGARREVVESYIKRLKEMEDIALSYPGVVKTYAIQAGRELRVIVGADKLSDQESEGLSHDIAKKIQDEMTYPGQVKITVIRETRAVAYAK, from the coding sequence ATGTATACCACCATTTTGGTAGCCTGCATCTCGGCAGTGGTCGCCATTGCGATTTACGCGGTGATTACGAACTTCGTCGTCAAGAACACGATCCGCAAACGCCGCGATGCCGCACTCAAGGAGGCCGAAGCCGAAGCCGAGATGATCAAGAAGGAGCGGATCCTTCAGGCCAAGGAGAAGTTCATCCAACTCAAGAGCGAATACGACCGTCAGGTAAACGAGCGCAACCAGAAACTCAACCAGAGCGAACAGCGCGCCAAGCAGCTCGAGCAGAACCTCCAGAACAAGGAACGCGACCTGGAGAACAAGCTCCGCGACAACGATCGTCTCAAGGAGCAGATGCAGAACCAGTTGCAGATCCTCGAGCACAAGAAGGAGGAGATCGACCAGGTGCGCCGCGAACAGAACGTCCGCCTCGAACAGATCTCCGGCATGAGCACCGAGGAGGCCAAGAACATCCTCATGGAGAACATGAAGGCCGAGGCCAAGACCGAAGCCGCCGCCTATATCAACGAGACGATCGAAGAGGCCAAGATGACCGCCACGAAGGAGGCCAAACGCATCATCGTCGCCTCGATCCAGCGCGTGGCCACCGAAACCGCCATCGAGAATGCCGTCACGGTATTCAACATCGAGAGCGACGAGGTCAAGGGCCGCATCATCGGCCGTGAGGGCCGCAACATCCGTGCCCTGGAGGCCGCCACCGGCATCGAGATCATCGTCGACGACACACCCGAGGCCATCATCCTCTCGGGATTCGACCCCGTGCGCCGCGAAATCGCCCGTCTGGCACTCCACCAGCTCGTCACCGACGGCCGCATCCACCCGGCCCGCATCGAGGAGGTCGTAGCCAAGGTCAAGAAACAGATCGAGGAGGAGATCGTCGAGGTCGGCAAACGCACGGCCATCGACCTGGGTATCCACGGTCTGCACCCCGAGATGATCCGTCTGATCGGCAAGATGAAATACCGTTCGTCCTACGGCCAGAACCTGCTGCAGCACGCCCGTGAGACGGCCAACCTGGCCGGTATCATGGCTTCCGAACTGGGTCTGAACCCCAAGATCGCCCGCCGTGCCGGTCTGCTGCACGATATCGGCAAGGTGCCCGACGACGAGCCCGAACTGCCGCACGCAATCATCGGCATGAAGCTCGCCGAGAAATACAAGGAGCGCCCCGAAGTCTGCAACGCCATCGGCGCCCACCACGACGAGGTGGAGATGACCTCGCTCATCGCCCCGATCATCCAGGCCTGCGATGCCATCTCGGGAGCCCGTCCGGGAGCCCGCCGCGAGGTAGTCGAGAGTTACATCAAGCGTCTGAAGGAGATGGAGGATATCGCATTGTCGTACCCCGGCGTCGTGAAGACCTATGCCATCCAGGCCGGACGCGAACTGCGTGTAATCGTCGGAGCCGACAAACTCTCCGACCAGGAATCGGAGGGACTCTCGCACGATATCGCCAAGAAGATCCAGGACGAGATGACCTACCCGGGCCAGGTGAAGATCACCGTCATCCGCGAAACCCGCGCCGTCGCCTACGCCAAGTAG
- a CDS encoding cell division protein ZapA, which translates to MAKQAITLKIAGKSYPFNIESGKEEAYRLAEREVNSYVALIKQQNIKGWGEQDYLAMAALKFAIANVSIRQSRELDNEDLKHLEKISSDIDTYLNTL; encoded by the coding sequence ATGGCAAAACAGGCGATAACCCTCAAGATAGCCGGCAAAAGCTACCCTTTCAACATCGAAAGCGGAAAAGAGGAGGCCTATCGTCTGGCCGAAAGAGAGGTAAACTCCTATGTCGCGCTGATCAAGCAGCAGAACATCAAGGGTTGGGGTGAGCAGGATTACCTGGCCATGGCCGCCCTGAAGTTCGCCATCGCAAACGTCAGCATCCGACAGAGCCGCGAACTCGACAACGAGGATCTCAAACACCTCGAGAAGATCAGTTCCGACATCGACACCTACCTCAACACCCTCTGA
- the rimO gene encoding 30S ribosomal protein S12 methylthiotransferase RimO has translation MKKINVITLGCSKNTVDSEHLMARLAAAGYEVLFDSDRTDAKVVVINTCGFIGDAKQESIEMILRAAEAKKAGRIEHLFVIGCLSERYADELRREIPEVDEYFGARTWDGIVRALGASEDPELVTERHLTTPKHYAYLKISEGCNWKCGYCAIPLIRGPHVSVPIEELEEEARKLAAAGVRELIVIAQDTTYYGLDLYGKRRLGELLRRLCRIDGIEWIRLHYAYPAAFPEDVIEVMASEPKICKYLDIPFQHISDAQLSAMLRRHTKAEALELIHKLRAAIPDLALRTTLLVGYPGETEADFEELLDFVREVRFERLGVFAYSEEEGTWSAEKLRNDVPEEVKQQRVERIMALQNEISLENNRRRVGREERVLIDSRQGDWYVGRTQYDSPEVDQEILIPAGEKRLLKGHFYRVRIDAAEDYDLYASPIGK, from the coding sequence ATGAAAAAGATTAACGTCATCACGCTCGGCTGCTCGAAGAACACCGTCGACAGCGAGCACCTCATGGCGCGGTTGGCCGCCGCGGGCTACGAGGTTCTTTTCGACAGCGACCGCACGGATGCCAAGGTGGTCGTGATCAACACGTGCGGCTTCATCGGCGACGCCAAGCAGGAGTCCATCGAGATGATCCTCCGCGCCGCCGAGGCCAAGAAGGCCGGACGCATCGAGCACCTCTTCGTCATCGGATGCCTCTCGGAGCGCTACGCCGACGAACTGCGCCGCGAGATTCCCGAAGTGGACGAATACTTCGGGGCCCGCACATGGGACGGCATCGTCCGCGCACTGGGGGCCTCGGAGGATCCCGAGCTGGTGACCGAACGCCACCTCACCACGCCGAAACATTACGCCTACCTGAAGATCTCCGAGGGGTGCAACTGGAAATGCGGCTACTGCGCCATTCCGCTCATCCGCGGACCACACGTTTCCGTACCGATCGAGGAGCTGGAGGAGGAGGCCCGCAAACTGGCTGCCGCAGGCGTGCGCGAACTGATCGTCATCGCGCAGGACACCACCTATTATGGACTGGACCTCTACGGCAAACGCCGCCTGGGCGAGTTGCTGCGCCGTCTGTGCCGCATCGACGGCATCGAGTGGATCCGCCTCCACTACGCCTATCCGGCGGCCTTCCCCGAGGATGTGATCGAGGTGATGGCCTCGGAGCCCAAGATCTGCAAATACCTCGACATCCCGTTCCAACACATCTCCGACGCACAACTCTCGGCCATGCTGCGCCGCCACACGAAGGCCGAGGCGCTGGAGCTGATCCACAAACTGCGTGCAGCGATCCCCGATCTGGCGCTGCGCACGACGCTGCTTGTGGGCTATCCGGGCGAAACGGAGGCCGACTTCGAGGAGCTGCTCGACTTCGTGCGCGAGGTGCGCTTCGAGCGGCTCGGCGTCTTCGCCTACTCCGAGGAGGAGGGGACCTGGTCGGCCGAGAAGCTCCGCAACGACGTCCCCGAGGAGGTCAAGCAGCAGCGCGTCGAGCGCATCATGGCGCTGCAGAACGAAATCTCGCTCGAGAACAACCGCCGCCGTGTGGGACGCGAGGAGCGGGTGCTGATCGACTCGCGCCAGGGCGACTGGTATGTGGGCCGCACGCAGTACGATTCGCCCGAGGTCGACCAGGAGATCCTCATCCCGGCCGGAGAGAAACGGCTGCTCAAGGGCCACTTCTACCGCGTGCGGATCGACGCGGCCGAGGACTACGATCTCTACGCTTCGCCCATCGGCAAATAA
- the ftsY gene encoding signal recognition particle-docking protein FtsY, with product MAFFDIFRKKQQEAPASEKQLRKQQQELDAGLEKTKSGLFSKLARAVAGRSTVDADVLDDLEEVLITSDVGVETTVKIIRRIEERVARDKYMNTSELQRILREEITALLEEAHGSDTHFGLDAREGEPYVVMVVGVNGAGKTTTIGKLAAQLVKAGRKVWIGAADTFRAAAIDQLQVWADRAGATMIHQQMGSDPASVAYDTLTSAKANGADVVLIDTAGRLHNKINLMNELTKIRNVMGKVIPGAPHEVMLVLDGSTGQNAFEQARQFTQATQVTSLAITKLDGTAKGGVVIGISDQFHIPVRYIGIGEGIDQLRIFDRREFVNALFGHEKD from the coding sequence ATGGCATTTTTCGATATTTTCCGCAAGAAACAACAGGAGGCGCCCGCCTCCGAGAAGCAGCTCCGAAAGCAGCAGCAGGAGTTGGACGCCGGACTGGAGAAGACCAAGAGCGGTCTCTTCTCGAAGCTGGCGCGCGCCGTGGCCGGACGCTCGACGGTCGATGCCGACGTGCTCGACGACCTGGAGGAGGTGCTCATCACCTCGGACGTCGGCGTGGAGACCACCGTGAAGATCATCCGCCGCATCGAGGAGCGCGTTGCCCGCGACAAGTACATGAATACCTCCGAACTGCAGCGCATCCTGCGCGAGGAGATCACCGCGCTGCTTGAGGAGGCCCACGGCTCGGACACGCACTTCGGGCTCGACGCCCGCGAGGGCGAACCCTACGTGGTAATGGTTGTCGGGGTGAACGGCGCCGGCAAGACCACGACCATCGGCAAACTGGCCGCACAGCTCGTCAAGGCCGGCCGCAAGGTCTGGATCGGGGCGGCCGACACGTTCCGTGCCGCGGCCATCGACCAGCTGCAGGTCTGGGCCGACCGCGCCGGTGCCACGATGATTCACCAGCAGATGGGCTCCGACCCCGCGTCGGTGGCCTACGACACGCTCACCTCGGCCAAGGCCAACGGCGCCGACGTGGTGCTGATCGACACGGCCGGGCGTCTGCACAACAAGATCAACCTGATGAACGAGCTGACGAAGATCCGCAACGTCATGGGCAAGGTGATCCCCGGCGCCCCACACGAGGTGATGCTCGTGCTGGACGGCTCGACCGGACAGAACGCCTTCGAACAGGCGCGGCAGTTCACCCAGGCCACGCAGGTCACCTCGCTGGCCATCACCAAGCTCGACGGCACGGCCAAGGGCGGCGTGGTGATCGGCATCAGCGACCAGTTCCACATCCCGGTGCGCTACATCGGCATCGGCGAGGGGATCGACCAGCTGCGCATCTTCGACCGCCGGGAGTTTGTCAACGCATTGTTCGGCCATGAAAAAGATTAA
- a CDS encoding glycosyltransferase family 4 protein — translation MKKIAFIIIRYGKEVNGGAEAHCRMLAERLTPYYDVEVLTTTTRIFNDPSRDFAEGTSIENGVLIRRFKPQPVDFQRHDEYYRRGKTARRIRVRLARLGILGFLGSHLSEWRFGIEAERRSFESQPNHTPRMLEFIRDHHDEYQALLFMNFYFSQTVLGATIAPEKSILIPLAHPENPLYYGINVGMFTRVRHIAFNTPAEERLCRRIFGRAMAPGSIVGCGIEQVEPADWDSVRMRYALPERYVLFLGRVTRQKINRIIPEFLRYKCRYGGDVKLVLVGGIDPEIERPDSGEVILTGFVDDAEKSAIVRHASVIINPSKLESLSLLMLEAMQNRIPVLVNGQSEVMKDHCKLSGAALWYNNWRDFRRKLHRLLEDEELRRQIAECGPAYVEKYYSWEVIIPRLRALIESL, via the coding sequence ATGAAAAAGATCGCCTTCATCATCATCCGTTACGGGAAAGAGGTGAACGGTGGGGCCGAAGCCCACTGCCGCATGCTGGCCGAACGGCTGACCCCCTACTACGATGTCGAGGTACTGACCACAACCACCCGCATATTCAACGATCCGTCCCGGGACTTTGCCGAGGGCACGTCGATCGAGAACGGAGTGCTGATCCGCCGCTTCAAGCCCCAACCGGTCGATTTCCAGCGTCATGACGAATATTACCGGCGCGGGAAAACGGCCCGCCGGATCCGGGTTCGTCTTGCCCGTCTCGGCATCCTCGGATTCCTCGGATCGCACCTTTCCGAGTGGCGCTTCGGAATCGAGGCCGAACGACGCTCGTTCGAATCCCAGCCCAACCATACTCCCCGAATGCTGGAATTCATCCGCGACCACCACGACGAGTATCAGGCCCTTCTCTTCATGAATTTCTACTTCAGCCAGACGGTTCTCGGAGCCACGATCGCCCCCGAAAAGAGCATTCTCATCCCGTTGGCTCATCCCGAAAACCCGCTCTATTACGGAATCAACGTCGGCATGTTCACCCGCGTACGCCACATCGCCTTCAACACGCCGGCCGAAGAGCGTTTGTGCCGCCGGATCTTCGGCCGGGCCATGGCTCCCGGCAGCATCGTGGGGTGTGGTATCGAGCAGGTCGAACCTGCCGACTGGGACTCCGTACGAATGCGTTACGCCCTGCCCGAGCGCTACGTTCTCTTTCTGGGACGCGTCACCCGGCAGAAGATCAACCGCATCATTCCCGAATTTCTGCGGTACAAATGCCGTTACGGCGGAGATGTCAAGCTGGTGCTGGTCGGGGGCATCGATCCGGAGATCGAACGCCCCGATTCCGGGGAGGTGATTCTGACGGGATTCGTCGACGATGCCGAAAAGAGCGCCATTGTCCGTCACGCCTCGGTGATCATCAACCCTTCGAAACTGGAGAGTCTTTCGCTGCTGATGCTCGAGGCGATGCAGAACCGCATTCCCGTGCTGGTGAACGGACAAAGCGAGGTGATGAAGGATCACTGCAAGTTGAGCGGTGCAGCGCTGTGGTACAACAACTGGCGTGACTTCCGGCGAAAACTGCACCGCTTGCTTGAGGACGAGGAGCTGCGGCGGCAAATTGCCGAATGCGGTCCGGCCTACGTCGAGAAATACTACTCCTGGGAGGTGATCATTCCCCGGCTGCGAGCCCTGATCGAGAGTCTCTGA
- a CDS encoding glycosyltransferase: MDVRTVAFYNRPFPLGGAETVSRTLARYLHQQGLRVIVYTSLLREEELTEEDREALETRVLPDPACESHPTNIRFLLESLDSEKVDVLIIQNFSQFPLEALYHRVRSRLIYCLHSTPLWEVKNLMSLRSRQLYNPTLGRRVEFLLLRKPVYRLTDKLQRRYLKLYAEMSRNTDRFVSLCPEYARQLYDDLQKYGYNPDPARFAAIANPLQPAQEPTRCPKEKIVLFVGRLSHSDKRVDRLLKIWHRIEKSLPEWRLILVGDGPERENLLKLAARLKLRRAEFVGYRNDVRPYYRRATFVCLTSSFEGLPMSLLEGEQYGAIPVTYDSYASAREITRNGEAGILVPSFSKRQYVKQLMAAMLDEAAQVRMRELGYRQVENYKLDIIGAQWLRLFKDLH, from the coding sequence ATGGATGTCCGGACAGTAGCATTCTACAACAGACCCTTTCCTCTGGGCGGAGCCGAAACCGTATCACGCACACTGGCCCGTTATCTCCACCAACAGGGGCTCCGGGTGATTGTTTACACCTCCCTGCTCCGGGAAGAGGAGCTCACGGAAGAGGATCGCGAAGCCCTCGAAACCAGAGTGCTCCCCGATCCCGCATGCGAAAGCCATCCGACCAACATCCGCTTCCTGCTCGAATCGCTCGACAGCGAAAAGGTCGATGTACTGATCATTCAAAACTTCAGCCAGTTCCCGCTCGAAGCGCTCTACCATCGGGTCCGAAGCCGTCTGATCTACTGCCTGCACAGCACCCCCCTGTGGGAGGTCAAGAATCTGATGAGTCTGAGAAGCCGGCAGTTGTACAATCCGACCCTGGGCCGGAGAGTGGAATTCCTCCTCCTGCGCAAACCCGTCTACCGGCTGACCGACAAGCTCCAACGGCGGTATCTGAAACTCTACGCGGAGATGAGCCGGAACACCGACCGCTTTGTCTCGCTCTGTCCGGAATATGCCCGCCAACTGTACGACGATCTCCAGAAATACGGATACAACCCCGATCCGGCACGCTTCGCCGCCATCGCCAATCCGCTTCAACCGGCCCAGGAACCGACCCGTTGCCCCAAGGAAAAGATCGTCCTGTTTGTCGGACGCCTCTCCCACAGCGACAAACGGGTGGATCGGCTGCTGAAAATCTGGCACCGGATCGAAAAATCGCTTCCCGAATGGCGGCTGATCCTCGTCGGAGACGGTCCCGAACGGGAGAATCTGCTCAAACTGGCCGCGAGACTGAAACTCCGTCGGGCGGAGTTTGTCGGTTATCGGAATGATGTCCGTCCCTACTACCGCCGGGCAACGTTCGTCTGCCTGACCTCCTCGTTCGAAGGGCTTCCCATGTCCCTGCTTGAGGGAGAGCAATACGGCGCGATTCCCGTTACGTACGACTCCTACGCCTCCGCCCGGGAGATCACCCGCAACGGCGAAGCCGGGATTCTGGTCCCTTCGTTCAGCAAGCGTCAATATGTCAAACAGTTGATGGCCGCCATGCTCGACGAGGCAGCGCAGGTCCGGATGCGGGAACTCGGGTACCGACAGGTCGAAAACTACAAACTGGATATCATCGGTGCCCAATGGCTCCGACTCTTCAAGGATTTGCATTAA
- a CDS encoding transposase yields MAKVQNFSEISPDLPFTEFDFYELYRRTFETSELGKIRKRLPLGEMAENFGLISKSMRAKKGRKTYFTPEGKVALMFLKMYTGLSSPRLMEHLNGNVHYQLFCDVRIDPMHPLTNYKLLDDVFSELARGLKIQQQQEILARAWKPYMKDLDTMYTDATCYESEMRYPTDAKLLWEGIEKSYEIMCTLSAKLNVHRPRTKYVDVEKANLSYRKRRRHTKVQTRKLTRRLLNLLGKILKETRTLERENAGAEKLLTARQKSDIEIITRVYRQQKAHFENNNPRESVKDRIVSISKPYVRPIVRGKEVKSVEFGAKCNNIQVDGLSFIEKLSFNAFNEGTRLTHCLKMHRKLFGVDAKKVGGDAGYAGSANRGYCKDRGIQTSFVKRGRPSLEKKENDIIRNELARVRATRMEGSFGTQKEHYGLKRIKARTKLTEILYIFFGIHTANAVQLVRREVNEIAQAA; encoded by the coding sequence ATGGCTAAGGTACAAAATTTCTCTGAAATATCACCCGATCTTCCTTTCACGGAGTTCGATTTTTATGAATTGTATAGGCGGACGTTCGAGACTAGCGAGCTGGGAAAAATCAGGAAGAGGCTGCCGCTTGGTGAGATGGCAGAGAACTTTGGACTGATAAGCAAGAGCATGAGAGCGAAGAAAGGGCGAAAAACATACTTCACCCCGGAGGGCAAGGTTGCGCTGATGTTCCTGAAGATGTACACAGGTCTGAGCAGCCCGAGGTTGATGGAGCATCTTAACGGCAACGTCCACTATCAGCTCTTCTGCGATGTGAGAATAGACCCGATGCATCCTCTGACGAACTACAAACTTCTGGACGACGTGTTTTCGGAGCTGGCCCGCGGGCTGAAGATCCAACAGCAGCAGGAGATACTGGCAAGAGCCTGGAAACCGTACATGAAGGACCTGGATACGATGTATACGGATGCAACCTGTTACGAGAGCGAGATGCGCTATCCTACGGATGCGAAGCTTCTGTGGGAAGGAATAGAGAAGTCATATGAGATAATGTGCACTCTGAGTGCCAAGCTGAATGTGCACCGTCCGAGGACGAAGTACGTAGACGTAGAGAAGGCCAACCTGTCGTACAGGAAGCGGCGCAGGCATACGAAAGTCCAGACCAGGAAACTGACCAGACGCCTGCTCAACCTTTTGGGGAAGATACTGAAGGAGACCCGCACACTGGAGAGGGAGAATGCAGGCGCGGAGAAATTGCTGACAGCCAGACAGAAGAGCGATATTGAAATCATCACAAGAGTGTACCGCCAGCAGAAGGCCCACTTCGAGAACAACAATCCTCGCGAGAGTGTCAAGGACAGGATAGTGAGCATCAGCAAGCCGTATGTGAGGCCGATCGTGAGAGGCAAGGAAGTGAAGAGCGTAGAGTTTGGTGCGAAGTGCAACAACATCCAGGTTGACGGACTCTCATTCATCGAGAAGCTGTCATTCAATGCCTTCAACGAGGGAACCAGGCTTACGCACTGCCTGAAGATGCACCGAAAGCTCTTCGGTGTGGACGCGAAGAAGGTCGGAGGAGATGCAGGCTATGCCGGCAGCGCCAACAGGGGGTACTGCAAGGATAGAGGAATACAGACGTCATTCGTCAAGCGTGGCCGTCCGTCCTTGGAAAAGAAAGAGAACGACATCATCCGCAACGAGCTGGCGAGGGTGAGGGCAACGAGGATGGAAGGCTCGTTCGGAACGCAGAAGGAACACTATGGCCTGAAACGCATCAAGGCAAGGACGAAGTTGACCGAAATCCTGTACATCTTCTTTGGCATCCACACGGCGAATGCAGTACAGCTCGTCCGGCGGGAAGTCAACGAAATTGCCCAGGCTGCCTGA
- a CDS encoding DUF4295 domain-containing protein has product MAKKVVATLKTGTGKQFTKCIKMVKSDKTGAYMFKEGIIANDQVKDFFEEKK; this is encoded by the coding sequence ATGGCAAAGAAAGTAGTCGCAACGCTGAAGACCGGTACAGGCAAGCAGTTCACCAAGTGCATCAAGATGGTCAAGTCCGACAAGACCGGAGCCTACATGTTCAAGGAGGGTATCATTGCCAACGACCAGGTGAAGGATTTCTTCGAAGAGAAGAAATAA
- the rpmG gene encoding 50S ribosomal protein L33: MAKKGNRVQVILECTEQKESGVAGMSRYITTKNKKNTPERLERKKYNPFLKRVTLHREIK; encoded by the coding sequence ATGGCAAAGAAAGGCAACAGAGTGCAGGTAATTCTCGAGTGCACCGAGCAGAAAGAGAGCGGCGTTGCGGGAATGTCCCGTTACATCACCACCAAAAACAAGAAAAACACGCCCGAACGTCTCGAACGCAAAAAGTACAACCCGTTCCTCAAGCGTGTAACCTTACACCGTGAAATCAAATAG
- the rpmB gene encoding 50S ribosomal protein L28 — protein sequence MKVCEITGKVAVVGNNVSHSHHKTKRKFSPNLKTKRFWSEQEGRWITLKVSAAGMKTINKKGLAVAMREAAAPKSVY from the coding sequence ATGAAAGTTTGCGAAATCACTGGCAAGGTGGCCGTTGTGGGCAACAACGTATCCCACTCCCACCACAAGACCAAACGCAAATTCAGTCCCAATCTGAAAACCAAGCGTTTCTGGTCCGAGCAGGAAGGCCGCTGGATCACCCTGAAGGTATCGGCCGCCGGTATGAAAACCATCAACAAGAAGGGGCTTGCAGTAGCCATGCGTGAGGCTGCCGCTCCCAAAAGCGTCTACTAA
- a CDS encoding competence/damage-inducible protein A has product MKATIITIGDEILIGQIVDTNSVSIAKHLNSAGIVVREKISIGDDREQIQQCVGRALEQFEVTVITGGLGPTKDDITKKTLAEMFHSGMHYDQTVADHVERMLTARGIDFNELNRSQALVPDCCTVLFNAHGTAPGMWFERDGHVVVSLPGVPFEMEHLMQDEVMPRLKARFSLRQIVHRTMITAGLAESMLAKRIESWENALPPYLKLAYLPNPGAVRLRLSAYEVEGESVAREIDRQFEKLRQLIPHNVIGFETASMQELVHGILTERHLTLATAESCTGGTIASRFTALPGASTYFHCGVVSYSNEAKVDVLGVRAEDIARYGAVSEQVARQMAEGARRVGHADYAVATTGIAGPTGGSAEKPVGTVWIAVATPTGTRAVVKQCGTDRGQIIDRASAFAISLLRDALDGATTEQ; this is encoded by the coding sequence ATGAAAGCAACGATCATTACCATCGGCGATGAGATTCTCATCGGCCAGATCGTGGATACCAATTCGGTCTCCATTGCCAAACACCTCAACTCGGCGGGCATCGTCGTGCGCGAGAAGATCTCGATCGGCGACGACCGCGAACAGATCCAGCAGTGCGTCGGCCGCGCCCTGGAGCAGTTCGAAGTGACGGTCATCACCGGCGGCCTCGGCCCCACGAAGGACGACATCACCAAAAAGACCCTGGCCGAGATGTTCCACAGCGGCATGCACTACGACCAGACGGTGGCCGACCATGTCGAGCGGATGCTCACGGCCCGCGGCATCGACTTCAACGAACTCAACCGTTCGCAGGCGCTGGTCCCCGACTGCTGCACGGTGCTCTTCAACGCCCACGGCACGGCTCCCGGCATGTGGTTCGAACGCGACGGCCACGTGGTGGTCTCGCTGCCCGGCGTGCCGTTCGAAATGGAGCACCTGATGCAGGACGAGGTGATGCCCCGTCTGAAGGCCCGCTTCTCGCTGCGGCAGATCGTCCACCGTACGATGATCACCGCCGGACTGGCCGAATCGATGCTGGCCAAACGCATCGAAAGCTGGGAGAATGCCCTGCCGCCCTACCTCAAACTGGCCTATCTGCCCAATCCGGGCGCCGTACGGCTGCGCCTGTCGGCCTACGAGGTCGAGGGTGAGAGCGTCGCCCGCGAGATCGACCGCCAGTTCGAGAAGCTGCGCCAGCTGATCCCCCACAACGTCATCGGCTTCGAAACGGCCTCGATGCAGGAGCTTGTCCACGGCATCCTCACCGAACGTCACCTGACCCTGGCCACGGCCGAAAGCTGCACGGGCGGCACCATTGCCTCGCGCTTCACGGCCCTGCCGGGCGCCTCGACCTACTTCCACTGCGGCGTGGTCTCCTACAGCAACGAGGCCAAGGTCGACGTGTTGGGCGTCCGCGCCGAGGACATCGCCCGCTACGGCGCGGTGAGTGAACAGGTGGCCCGCCAGATGGCCGAAGGAGCCCGCCGCGTAGGTCACGCCGACTACGCCGTGGCCACGACCGGTATCGCCGGCCCGACGGGCGGTTCGGCCGAGAAACCCGTCGGCACGGTCTGGATCGCCGTGGCTACCCCCACCGGCACACGGGCCGTCGTCAAGCAGTGCGGCACCGACCGCGGTCAGATCATCGACCGCGCCAGTGCTTTCGCCATCTCGCTGCTGCGCGACGCCCTCGACGGCGCGACGACCGAGCAGTAA